In Campylobacter sp. RM16189, a genomic segment contains:
- a CDS encoding citrate synthase: MSNTVTLIDNRNGKSYEFPILQGTMGPDVIDISTFFTDTGMFTFDRGYTSTAMCRSSITYIDGLKGELMHRGYDIAYLAENKTFLDVAYLLLNKELPNEKEYDDFRLELKKRSFIHEGMLKIFDAFPSKAHPMAILQASVSALSAFYFDHLNMDKPEEYHEMAMRIIAKIPTIAAFSYRYSRGLPIIYPNLDRGFTENFLYMMRSYPYEHVDLKPIEVKALDTVFMLHADHEQNASTTTVRTVGSTHAHPYACISAGIGALWGWAHGGANEGVIRQLEEIGSVANVEKYIARAKDKNDPFRLMGFGHRVYKNFDPRARVLKKMCDQLFDEIGINTELLKIAKKIEEIALQDEYFISRNLYPNVDFYSGLILKALSIPNDMFAVIFVIGRTPGWISQWIELKEQDTIKIVRPRQLYVGETNRTPS, encoded by the coding sequence ATGTCAAATACAGTCACGCTTATCGACAACAGAAACGGCAAGAGCTACGAATTTCCGATTTTACAAGGCACAATGGGGCCAGATGTCATAGATATATCGACATTTTTTACAGATACGGGCATGTTTACTTTTGACCGCGGATACACCTCAACCGCGATGTGTCGCTCATCTATCACCTACATAGACGGGCTTAAAGGCGAGCTTATGCACCGCGGATACGATATAGCGTATCTTGCCGAAAACAAGACATTTTTAGATGTTGCTTACCTGCTTTTAAACAAAGAGCTTCCAAACGAAAAAGAGTATGATGATTTTAGGCTTGAGCTTAAAAAGCGCTCGTTTATACACGAAGGCATGCTTAAAATTTTTGACGCTTTTCCTAGTAAGGCTCACCCTATGGCGATCTTGCAAGCTAGCGTTTCTGCGCTTAGTGCGTTTTATTTTGATCATCTTAATATGGATAAACCCGAAGAATACCACGAAATGGCTATGCGTATAATTGCTAAAATCCCTACCATAGCCGCGTTTAGCTACCGCTACTCTCGCGGACTTCCGATCATTTATCCAAATTTAGACCGCGGCTTTACGGAAAATTTCCTCTACATGATGAGAAGCTATCCATATGAGCATGTGGATCTAAAACCTATCGAAGTAAAGGCGCTTGATACTGTATTTATGCTGCATGCCGATCACGAGCAAAACGCTTCAACCACGACCGTTCGCACGGTTGGCTCAACTCACGCCCACCCTTACGCTTGCATATCAGCAGGTATCGGAGCGCTTTGGGGCTGGGCGCACGGCGGAGCAAACGAAGGCGTCATACGCCAGCTTGAGGAGATAGGCTCGGTCGCAAATGTAGAAAAATACATCGCTCGCGCAAAAGACAAAAACGATCCGTTTAGACTCATGGGCTTTGGTCACCGTGTCTATAAGAATTTCGACCCGCGCGCAAGAGTGCTTAAAAAGATGTGCGATCAGCTGTTTGATGAGATCGGTATCAATACCGAGCTTTTAAAAATCGCCAAAAAGATCGAAGAGATCGCGCTTCAAGATGAGTATTTCATCTCACGCAACCTCTATCCGAACGTGGATTTTTACTCCGGTCTTATCTTAAAGGCACTGTCTATACCAAATGATATGTTTGCTGTTATTTTCGTTATCGGCAGAACTCCGGGCTGGATAAGTCAGTGGATAGAGCTAAAAGAGCAAGATACGATCAAGATCGTTCGTCCTAGACAGCTTTATGTCGGAGAGACAAACCGAACGCCGTCTTGA
- a CDS encoding NFACT RNA binding domain-containing protein: MKYAHLKQIETYLAKFRKITGIKRASDMAILIQFDSKFALFFDLSKSSSSIYSNDDFIAIKEYKAPFDIALKKRFSNSKILGVKTLENNRILEFVCVQEGSYKSVKNHLFLEFTGRFTNAIITDENGVIIEALRHIENSLRQVKPGKVLVQLEPIEIREKEVERIDDFEQFFKDEFKRLSSKNLANLKDIKSAQIIKKIESLKESIDALESPDELANQSEILSKNATLILANLHNLKDFDRELNLVDFDGQSLKISIPDTPKNSANLFFTKSKRLKQKSIGVINERANLEEKLSFYQNLLNLIQNAKTSSELEILYPKKTQSKQKDDNSDGVESFFISDYKILVGRNEKGNIALLKSAKKDDIWLHLKDIASAHVIIKTAKMSPSEEVLKFAAKLCVEFSVNGAGNYEVDYTKRANVKMNEGANVNYTDFKTIVVVKE, translated from the coding sequence ATGAAATACGCACATTTAAAACAGATTGAAACATATTTGGCTAAATTTAGAAAAATTACAGGTATCAAAAGAGCCTCGGATATGGCTATTTTGATACAGTTTGATTCTAAATTTGCTCTATTTTTTGACCTTAGCAAATCATCCTCGTCTATCTACTCAAATGACGATTTTATCGCTATAAAAGAATACAAAGCCCCATTTGATATAGCTCTAAAAAAAAGATTTTCAAACTCTAAAATTTTAGGCGTAAAAACTCTTGAAAACAATAGAATTTTAGAGTTTGTCTGTGTCCAAGAGGGTTCATATAAGAGTGTTAAAAATCATCTTTTTTTGGAATTTACAGGGCGCTTTACAAATGCGATAATAACCGATGAAAATGGCGTTATAATCGAGGCTTTAAGACATATTGAAAATAGCTTAAGACAGGTAAAACCAGGCAAAGTTTTAGTCCAGCTTGAACCAATAGAGATAAGGGAAAAAGAGGTCGAAAGGATAGATGACTTTGAGCAGTTTTTTAAAGATGAATTTAAAAGGCTTAGCAGTAAAAATTTAGCAAATTTAAAAGATATAAAATCGGCTCAAATTATAAAAAAAATCGAATCTTTAAAAGAGAGCATAGATGCTCTTGAAAGCCCAGATGAACTGGCAAATCAAAGTGAAATTTTAAGCAAAAACGCAACCTTGATATTAGCAAATTTACATAATTTAAAAGACTTTGATAGGGAGTTAAATTTAGTTGATTTTGACGGACAAAGCCTCAAAATTTCTATCCCCGATACGCCAAAAAATAGTGCAAATTTATTTTTTACAAAATCAAAAAGACTAAAACAAAAATCAATTGGTGTCATAAATGAGAGGGCAAATTTAGAGGAAAAGTTGAGCTTTTATCAAAATTTACTAAATTTGATACAAAATGCAAAGACATCAAGCGAACTTGAAATTTTATATCCTAAAAAGACTCAATCAAAGCAAAAAGATGACAATAGTGACGGAGTCGAGAGCTTTTTTATAAGTGATTATAAAATCTTGGTTGGCAGAAACGAGAAAGGCAATATAGCTCTTTTAAAAAGCGCCAAAAAAGATGACATATGGCTTCATTTAAAAGATATCGCCTCGGCTCACGTTATAATCAAAACAGCAAAAATGTCGCCCAGTGAGGAAGTTTTAAAATTTGCCGCTAAGCTTTGCGTGGAATTTAGCGTAAATGGAGCTGGAAATTACGAAGTGGATTACACAAAAAGAGCAAATGTCAAGATGAATGAGGGCGCTAATGTAAACTATACAGATTTTAAGACGATAGTAGTAGTAAAAGAGTAA
- the leuC gene encoding 3-isopropylmalate dehydratase large subunit, giving the protein MKQTITEKIFSDHVGREVSAGEIIESNIDMVIGNDITTPISIKQFERSGAKKLANPDGFCIVMDHYIPAKDILSANQAKISREFAYKHDLKNYFDEKDMGIEHALLPEKGLVVPGDVIIGADSHTCTHGALGAFSTGMGSTDLAYAMITGKNWFKVPPTIKVIFKGKLGAHVYGKDLILEIIRRIGVDGALYKALEFSGEVIDNLDMDGRFSMCNMAIEAGGKSGIIAVDETTKEFLKDKTLRAEPKFFYSDDGARYEQIIEIDVTNLDPVIAYPFLPSNGKSVREAVKDDLAIDQAFIGSCTNGRLSDLRIAAQILKGRKVARRTRLIITPATQKIALQAQKEGLMDIFVEAGAVVSNPTCGACLGGYMGILGVGERCVSTTNRNFVGRMGDRTSEVYLANSAVAAASAVVGKIADPRDL; this is encoded by the coding sequence ATGAAACAAACTATCACTGAAAAAATTTTCTCAGATCACGTAGGACGTGAGGTATCAGCTGGAGAGATCATAGAGTCAAATATCGATATGGTCATAGGTAACGACATAACAACACCGATTTCTATCAAACAATTCGAGAGAAGCGGTGCAAAAAAGTTGGCAAATCCCGACGGATTTTGTATTGTAATGGATCACTACATCCCTGCTAAAGATATTTTAAGCGCAAATCAGGCCAAAATTTCGCGCGAATTTGCTTATAAACACGATCTAAAAAATTATTTTGACGAAAAAGATATGGGCATAGAGCATGCCCTGCTTCCAGAAAAGGGTCTTGTAGTGCCAGGAGATGTGATCATCGGAGCTGACTCTCACACCTGTACTCACGGTGCGCTTGGAGCATTTTCTACAGGCATGGGTTCTACCGATCTAGCCTATGCAATGATAACAGGCAAAAATTGGTTTAAAGTGCCACCAACTATAAAAGTAATTTTTAAAGGCAAGCTTGGCGCACACGTCTACGGCAAAGACCTCATCCTTGAAATAATCCGCCGCATAGGTGTAGACGGAGCTCTATATAAGGCTCTTGAATTTAGCGGAGAGGTTATAGATAACCTTGATATGGATGGGCGCTTTTCTATGTGTAATATGGCAATAGAAGCCGGTGGAAAAAGCGGAATAATAGCCGTAGATGAGACTACAAAGGAGTTTTTAAAAGATAAAACTCTGCGTGCTGAGCCAAAATTTTTCTATTCAGACGATGGTGCAAGATATGAGCAGATAATCGAAATAGACGTGACAAATCTTGATCCTGTTATAGCATATCCTTTTTTACCAAGCAATGGAAAGAGTGTAAGAGAGGCGGTCAAAGATGATCTGGCAATAGATCAGGCATTTATCGGCTCTTGCACAAACGGTAGATTGAGCGATCTTAGGATAGCCGCCCAAATTTTAAAAGGCAGAAAGGTGGCTAGAAGAACAAGGCTCATAATCACTCCGGCAACACAAAAAATAGCTCTGCAAGCCCAAAAAGAAGGACTTATGGACATCTTCGTAGAGGCGGGAGCTGTCGTAAGTAATCCTACATGCGGAGCGTGTCTGGGCGGATATATGGGTATCTTAGGCGTTGGCGAAAGATGCGTAAGTACCACAAATAGAAATTTTGTCGGTAGAATGGGTGATAGAACCAGCGAAGTATATTTAGCCAATTCGGCTGTTGCTGCAGCTTCGGCAGTAGTAGGAAAAATAGCCGACCCAAGAGATTTGTAA
- a CDS encoding molybdenum cofactor guanylyltransferase yields MKNCVILAGGKSSRMGRDKTLLPFKGFATLTHFQVDKFSQIFKNVFVSSKFDKFDPPLRLIKDKISDDFSPMLALFSILSSFKNEYVFIIPADMPFVNENTIKELYKFTNEFDIVVPMDDSHTHSLCGFFNANLADIAKELYEQKEHKIGILQSKCRCKKLKFQDKKEFFNINYPNEYEEATGDKL; encoded by the coding sequence ATGAAAAATTGCGTTATTTTAGCAGGTGGCAAAAGCTCCAGAATGGGCAGAGATAAGACTCTGTTGCCATTTAAAGGCTTTGCCACGCTTACGCATTTTCAAGTGGATAAATTTAGCCAAATTTTTAAAAACGTCTTTGTAAGCTCAAAATTTGATAAATTTGATCCGCCGTTAAGGCTTATCAAAGATAAGATAAGCGATGATTTTTCACCGATGCTAGCACTTTTTAGCATACTTTCTAGTTTTAAAAACGAATATGTATTTATAATCCCTGCAGACATGCCATTTGTCAATGAAAACACCATAAAAGAGCTTTATAAATTTACAAATGAATTTGATATAGTAGTGCCTATGGATGACTCTCACACACACTCTCTTTGCGGGTTTTTTAATGCAAATTTAGCCGATATCGCAAAAGAGCTATATGAGCAAAAAGAGCATAAAATAGGGATTTTACAAAGCAAATGCAGATGCAAAAAGCTAAAATTTCAAGATAAAAAAGAGTTTTTTAATATAAACTATCCAAACGAATACGAAGAAGCTACAGGAGACAAACTATGA
- the tsaD gene encoding tRNA (adenosine(37)-N6)-threonylcarbamoyltransferase complex transferase subunit TsaD produces MILGIESSCDDSSVALLDIKSLKLIYHKKISQDEQHSKFGGVVPELAARLHTAALPKLLEEIRPNFKDIKAIAVTNEPGLTVSLVGGVSMAKALSISLNVPLIAVNHLIGHIYSLFLESEARFPLGVMLVSGGHTMILDIDEKGDIKLLASTMDDSFGESFDKVAKMLDLGYPGGAEVEKAAKNGKERFSFTVPLLGDPRMAYSFSGLKNQVRVEIEKLKESGNLSEQDISDICYAFENAACKHIMNKLEKVFKERKFKRFGVVGGASANLNLRSRIENLCSKFECELLLAPLKFCSDNAAMIARAGREKYLKKEFVKFNDLKINPRIKFDEA; encoded by the coding sequence GTGATTTTAGGTATCGAAAGCAGTTGTGACGATAGTTCCGTCGCTCTGCTTGACATCAAAAGCTTAAAGCTTATCTACCATAAAAAAATTTCTCAAGACGAGCAGCACTCGAAATTTGGCGGAGTAGTGCCTGAGCTTGCGGCAAGGCTTCATACTGCCGCTTTACCGAAGCTGCTTGAAGAGATAAGGCCAAATTTCAAGGACATCAAGGCTATCGCCGTGACAAACGAGCCTGGGCTTACCGTAAGCTTGGTGGGCGGAGTTAGCATGGCAAAGGCGCTTAGTATCTCGCTAAATGTGCCTTTAATAGCCGTAAATCACCTTATCGGACACATCTACTCGCTATTTTTAGAAAGCGAGGCACGCTTCCCGCTTGGGGTGATGCTTGTTAGTGGCGGACATACTATGATACTTGATATAGATGAAAAGGGTGATATCAAGCTGCTTGCTTCGACTATGGACGATAGCTTTGGCGAGAGCTTTGATAAGGTTGCTAAGATGCTTGATCTTGGCTATCCGGGTGGTGCAGAGGTCGAAAAAGCGGCTAAAAACGGCAAGGAAAGATTTAGCTTTACCGTGCCGCTTCTTGGAGATCCTCGCATGGCATATAGCTTTTCTGGGCTTAAAAATCAGGTTAGAGTCGAGATAGAAAAGCTAAAAGAGAGCGGAAATTTAAGCGAGCAAGATATCAGCGACATCTGCTACGCCTTTGAAAATGCCGCTTGCAAGCACATCATGAATAAGCTTGAAAAAGTTTTTAAAGAGCGAAAATTTAAACGTTTTGGTGTGGTTGGAGGCGCAAGTGCAAATCTAAATTTACGCTCAAGAATCGAAAATTTATGCTCTAAATTTGAGTGTGAGCTTCTGCTTGCACCGCTTAAATTTTGTTCTGATAATGCTGCCATGATAGCTAGAGCAGGGCGTGAAAAATACCTGAAAAAAGAGTTTGTGAAATTTAACGATCTAAAGATAAATCCGCGTATTAAATTTGATGAGGCTTAA
- a CDS encoding phosphatidate cytidylyltransferase codes for MKTRIITGVALFLAVLAIFIIDSYLLNFIILGIVLFFSFVESEKLYGLKEKTLVIIAMIFYLLAPFSNPVFIAILSVLLVLSVLAHFKSESLRSVLPFLYPMTPIFLIWMLYSEFGIAYLAWMILTVVACDSGAYFVGKFYGKRVFSLTSPNKTWEGVAGGIFLGSFVGAFLGYFVTEDILHSLLTSLFVAAFGVWGDLFESYLKRNAGVKDSGDIFPGHGGMLDRIDGYLFGVVAMLWMLSW; via the coding sequence ATGAAAACACGTATAATCACAGGAGTTGCATTATTTCTGGCGGTTTTAGCTATTTTTATCATAGATAGCTATCTTTTAAATTTCATAATTTTAGGCATTGTTTTATTCTTTTCATTTGTAGAAAGCGAAAAGCTTTATGGATTAAAAGAGAAGACTTTGGTCATAATAGCTATGATTTTTTATCTTCTGGCTCCATTTTCAAACCCGGTATTTATAGCGATTTTGAGTGTTTTATTAGTGCTTAGCGTATTGGCACATTTTAAAAGCGAGAGCCTAAGATCGGTTTTACCTTTTTTATATCCAATGACGCCAATATTTCTTATTTGGATGCTCTATTCAGAATTTGGCATCGCATATCTTGCTTGGATGATTTTAACAGTCGTTGCCTGCGATAGCGGAGCATACTTTGTAGGTAAATTTTATGGCAAAAGAGTCTTTAGTTTAACCTCTCCAAATAAGACTTGGGAGGGTGTAGCCGGTGGAATTTTTTTGGGTTCTTTCGTAGGTGCTTTTTTGGGGTATTTTGTTACCGAAGATATTTTGCATAGCCTGCTTACAAGCCTTTTTGTAGCGGCATTTGGAGTGTGGGGGGATCTGTTTGAGAGCTATTTAAAGCGAAATGCCGGTGTAAAAGATAGCGGAGATATATTTCCAGGACACGGCGGAATGCTTGATAGGATAGATGGGTATCTATTTGGCGTAGTTGCGATGCTTTGGATGCTTTCGTGGTAG
- a CDS encoding 3'(2'),5'-bisphosphate nucleotidase CysQ — translation MKDLKFLLELAKSATFEGGKEILKFYQSSEILMPINKKDEARAYEIYIKPDKSPVTQADLASNDKIFEILSKSGLPICSEEKILDENASEFWLIDPLDGTNDFISGVGEFCVCTALIQNSRPILGVIYVPISNEIYFAAKGLGTHYEKLKNFSSIQDQIASFSKQNLANKSQKRMAISRYGKNQIPLLLSQKLNLEPLRLSSAIKFCKIAEGTAEIYARFSPSSIWDNAAGEVVASEAGAVMIDLKTQNPPLYQTSNLKSNEFVVISKEFLDQKDEILAFIKEQI, via the coding sequence ATGAAAGACCTGAAATTTTTACTTGAGCTAGCTAAAAGTGCCACTTTTGAAGGCGGAAAAGAGATTTTGAAATTTTATCAAAGTAGCGAAATTTTAATGCCTATTAATAAAAAAGATGAGGCACGCGCTTACGAAATTTACATAAAACCGGACAAATCGCCTGTAACCCAAGCGGACTTAGCCTCAAACGATAAAATTTTTGAAATTTTAAGCAAAAGCGGCTTGCCTATTTGCTCGGAAGAGAAAATTTTAGATGAAAACGCAAGCGAATTTTGGCTCATCGATCCACTTGACGGCACAAATGATTTTATAAGCGGAGTTGGTGAATTTTGCGTATGTACCGCGCTTATTCAAAACTCCCGCCCAATTCTTGGAGTGATTTACGTGCCTATCTCAAATGAAATTTATTTTGCCGCAAAAGGTCTTGGCACACATTATGAAAAGCTTAAGAATTTTAGCTCTATTCAAGATCAGATCGCTTCATTTTCAAAGCAAAATTTAGCAAACAAATCCCAAAAACGAATGGCTATAAGCAGATACGGCAAAAATCAAATCCCGCTTCTACTCAGCCAAAAGCTAAATTTAGAGCCTCTTCGCTTAAGCTCGGCTATCAAATTTTGCAAAATCGCTGAGGGCACAGCTGAAATTTACGCTAGATTTAGCCCAAGTTCGATCTGGGATAACGCGGCAGGCGAAGTTGTGGCTAGCGAAGCGGGCGCAGTGATGATAGATCTAAAAACTCAAAATCCACCGCTTTATCAAACCTCAAATTTAAAAAGCAATGAATTTGTCGTTATCTCAAAAGAGTTTTTAGACCAAAAAGATGAAATTTTAGCTTTTATAAAAGAGCAAATTTAA
- a CDS encoding uracil-xanthine permease family protein yields the protein MENRYEGYKFRLKDSLIGVQFLFVAFGALVLVPILTGLDTSVALFTAGIGTLLFQFVTRKNVPPIFLASSFAFIAPITFSIEKWGIPATMGGIVFTGFFYVILSLLVRFRGESFLHKLLPPVVVGPVIVTIGLILSPAAVNMAMGKGNEAMYTQNEAMTVAFISLIATICVMMFAKGMFRLIPILFGIVVGYIVSFFMGMVNFTPIFESAWFRIPNFTAPTFEFEPIIYMIPIAIAPAIEHIGDMLAISNVTKENFLENPGLKNTLLGDGLATSLAACFGGPPNTTYSEVTGAVSITKAYNPAIMTFAAITAILLAFVGKLGAVLATIPTPVVGGIMLLLFGIIASVGIETLIKHNVDLAEPRNMIIVALIFVCAIGGMLLDFGLVSFSGVGLGAVVGIVLNLILPKTKHYEGF from the coding sequence ATGGAAAATAGGTATGAGGGATATAAATTTAGACTAAAAGACAGCCTCATAGGCGTTCAGTTTTTGTTTGTGGCGTTTGGCGCGCTTGTTTTAGTGCCGATTTTAACGGGACTTGATACGAGTGTAGCGCTTTTTACTGCTGGTATTGGAACCTTGCTTTTTCAGTTTGTTACACGCAAAAATGTGCCGCCGATCTTTTTGGCTTCTAGTTTCGCTTTTATTGCTCCCATTACTTTTAGTATCGAAAAATGGGGGATTCCCGCTACTATGGGTGGCATAGTATTCACGGGATTTTTCTATGTGATTTTAAGTCTTTTGGTTAGATTTAGAGGGGAGTCATTTTTACATAAACTGCTTCCTCCTGTAGTCGTTGGACCGGTGATTGTGACTATAGGACTTATTCTATCGCCTGCGGCTGTTAATATGGCTATGGGCAAGGGAAATGAGGCTATGTATACTCAAAATGAGGCTATGACTGTAGCGTTTATATCATTGATTGCGACTATTTGCGTGATGATGTTTGCGAAAGGGATGTTTAGATTGATTCCGATTTTATTTGGAATTGTGGTGGGATACATCGTATCTTTTTTTATGGGCATGGTAAATTTTACTCCGATTTTTGAATCCGCTTGGTTTAGGATACCAAATTTCACCGCACCTACGTTTGAATTTGAGCCTATTATTTATATGATTCCTATCGCTATTGCGCCTGCTATCGAGCACATAGGAGATATGCTTGCTATCAGTAATGTCACTAAAGAAAATTTCTTAGAAAACCCTGGGCTTAAAAACACTCTTCTTGGAGATGGGCTTGCCACTAGTCTTGCGGCTTGCTTTGGCGGACCTCCGAACACTACTTACTCTGAAGTTACTGGAGCTGTTAGCATCACTAAAGCTTACAATCCAGCCATTATGACCTTTGCTGCGATTACTGCGATACTGCTTGCCTTTGTAGGCAAACTTGGCGCAGTGCTTGCCACTATCCCGACTCCTGTTGTGGGCGGTATTATGCTGCTGCTTTTTGGTATCATCGCTTCTGTGGGTATTGAGACGCTTATTAAGCATAATGTCGATTTGGCAGAGCCAAGAAATATGATAATCGTAGCGCTTATTTTTGTTTGCGCTATCGGCGGAATGCTACTTGATTTTGGTCTGGTTAGCTTTTCAGGCGTTGGTCTTGGAGCGGTAGTCGGCATAGTATTAAATTTAATACTGCCAAAAACCAAACATTATGAAGGATTTTAA
- a CDS encoding phospholipase A — protein MKFIYILLFLCINLVASSTQELYDKAADLEKQGDIKGALEYYKLAAKSALDNNNTVKSELGAIAPNNTVVQILENSKETNDKHLWESYESAKPYNLDEILGIKMHHLNYILPASVAFKEVEGRRKFETNFQISLQKPILYNVFDLNETISFGYSQESWWQTAKSSTPFRETNYRPELFITFPTKIPFLQSLDYLRFGLLHESNGQGGEKSRSWNRIYAEAKFYINNLLIIPRAWIRLPDPDGADDNPDIEKYIGKADVTLAYPYKRHMLTAMIRNNLQFDSTNKGSFELGWLFPFGQSGVYGYLKYFSGYGESLIDYDRRRDKIGIGFALVK, from the coding sequence ATGAAATTTATATATATATTGCTATTTTTGTGCATAAATTTAGTAGCAAGTAGCACTCAAGAGCTCTATGACAAGGCGGCTGATCTTGAAAAGCAAGGAGATATAAAAGGAGCTCTTGAGTACTATAAATTAGCTGCCAAATCAGCACTTGACAACAACAATACGGTTAAGTCAGAGCTTGGAGCAATAGCTCCCAACAATACAGTAGTCCAAATTCTGGAAAACAGCAAAGAGACAAATGATAAACACTTATGGGAGTCTTACGAGAGTGCAAAGCCTTACAACTTAGATGAAATTTTAGGTATAAAAATGCACCACTTAAACTATATTTTGCCTGCCTCAGTCGCTTTTAAAGAGGTGGAAGGAAGGCGAAAATTTGAGACAAACTTCCAAATCAGTCTTCAAAAGCCAATACTTTATAACGTTTTTGATCTAAACGAAACCATCTCTTTTGGTTACTCTCAAGAATCGTGGTGGCAGACCGCAAAGAGCTCTACTCCGTTTCGCGAGACAAACTATAGACCGGAACTGTTTATAACTTTTCCTACAAAAATACCGTTTTTGCAAAGCCTAGACTATTTAAGATTTGGACTTTTGCACGAAAGCAACGGGCAAGGAGGTGAAAAATCAAGATCATGGAATAGAATTTATGCAGAGGCTAAATTCTATATCAATAACTTATTGATAATTCCTCGTGCATGGATTAGACTACCTGACCCTGACGGCGCGGACGATAATCCAGATATTGAAAAATACATAGGAAAAGCCGATGTGACACTTGCTTATCCATACAAAAGACATATGCTAACCGCAATGATAAGAAACAACTTGCAATTTGATAGCACCAACAAGGGCTCCTTTGAGCTTGGATGGCTTTTTCCATTCGGACAATCAGGAGTTTACGGATACTTAAAATACTTTAGCGGATACGGTGAGAGCCTTATAGACTACGATAGGCGTAGAGATAAGATAGGTATTGGTTTTGCTCTAGTGAAATAA
- the dxr gene encoding 1-deoxy-D-xylulose-5-phosphate reductoisomerase has product MVVLGSTGSIGKTSLNLATKFDIEVEALSCNSNYELLNEQILKFRPKFVCINDEKLAKFVKHKQVFVGEKGILDMLEACKSNLAINSLVGFAGLAPSVKIQNLGKKLALANKESLVVGGKFLNTKAINPIDSEHFGLKFLLENKTPIDRLIITASGGAFYKTPIKALKNVKAKDALKHPNWDMGAKITIDSATMANKLFEVLEAFWLFGTDKIDALIEPTSMIHALVAFKDGSTSAHLSKTDMSLAIAHAILNKRDLSSQITANLDLLALKNIKFHKINLKKYPIFSLKEQLLNNPDLGVVVNRANESCVYKFLKGECGFLDISRVTLSSVKKFQDIKISNLDDVFEVDREVEIWTQKELSKRN; this is encoded by the coding sequence GTGGTAGTCTTAGGCTCAACCGGCTCCATAGGCAAGACTAGCCTAAATTTGGCTACTAAATTCGATATAGAGGTTGAAGCGCTTAGTTGCAACTCAAACTACGAGCTTTTAAACGAGCAAATTTTAAAATTTAGGCCCAAATTTGTCTGTATAAATGATGAAAAGTTAGCTAAATTCGTTAAACATAAGCAAGTTTTTGTAGGAGAAAAAGGCATCTTAGATATGCTTGAAGCCTGCAAATCCAATCTTGCGATAAACTCTCTTGTGGGCTTTGCAGGGCTTGCTCCGAGTGTTAAAATCCAAAATTTAGGCAAAAAACTAGCCCTTGCAAATAAAGAAAGCCTTGTTGTAGGTGGTAAATTTTTAAACACAAAAGCTATAAATCCGATAGATAGCGAGCACTTCGGGCTTAAATTTCTACTTGAAAATAAAACTCCGATTGATAGACTCATCATAACCGCAAGCGGTGGAGCGTTTTATAAAACGCCTATAAAAGCGCTAAAAAACGTAAAGGCAAAAGACGCGCTAAAGCATCCAAACTGGGACATGGGCGCAAAGATCACGATAGATAGCGCCACGATGGCAAATAAGCTCTTTGAGGTTTTGGAAGCCTTTTGGCTCTTTGGCACGGATAAGATAGACGCGCTGATTGAGCCAACGTCGATGATACATGCACTTGTGGCGTTTAAAGACGGCTCAACTAGCGCGCACCTTTCAAAAACCGATATGAGCTTAGCCATAGCGCATGCTATCTTAAACAAGCGTGATTTAAGCTCGCAAATAACTGCAAATTTAGATCTGCTCGCACTTAAAAACATCAAATTTCACAAGATAAATTTGAAAAAATATCCGATTTTCTCGCTTAAAGAGCAGCTTCTTAATAATCCTGATTTAGGTGTGGTTGTAAATAGAGCCAATGAGAGTTGTGTCTATAAATTTTTAAAAGGCGAGTGTGGATTTTTAGATATTTCAAGGGTAACTTTATCTAGCGTTAAGAAATTTCAAGATATTAAAATTTCAAATTTAGATGATGTTTTTGAAGTTGATAGAGAAGTTGAAATTTGGACGCAAAAAGAGCTTAGCAAAAGGAATTAA